From the genome of Aestuariirhabdus haliotis:
CAGCTGCTCTTCGAGCCCCTCGATATCCCACATTTCCTCAAGCGACTGAGGTGGAATATGCTGACTAATCAGCTCATTAACAACCGATTCACGAATGGCATCAACCGTTTCAGAGACATCATCAGCGGTCATTAGCTCATTACGCTGCTTATAGACTTCTCTACGCTGATCATTGGCTACATCGTCGTACTCGAGCAGCTGCTTACGAATATCGAAGTTACGGCCTTCTACCTTGCGCTGGGCTTTTTCAATCGCATTGCTCACCATACGGTGTTCAATGGCTTCACCTTTTTCCATGCCCAAAGCTTTCATAAAGTTTTTCACACGGTCGGAGGCAAAGATTCGCATGAGGTTGTCTTCCAGCGACAGGTAAAAGCGGCTGGAGCCCGGGTCGCCTTGTCGGCCTGAGCGGCCCCTGAGCTGATTATCAATACGGCGAGACTCATGGCGCTCGGTACCAATGATGTGCAAACCACCAGAGTCCAGCACCTGCTGATGAGACTCTTGCCACTCTGCCTTGATTTTGTCAATTTGCTGTTCGCTCGGGTTATCCAGCTTGGCAATTTCTGCTTCCCAGTTGCCACCCAGCATTATGTCGGTACCACGACCAGCCATATTGGTCGCAATGGTCACTGAACCTGGCTTGCCCGCCTGAGCAATGATTTCGGCTTCCTGCTCGTGAAACTTGGCGTTCAACACCTTATGGGGAATCTTGGCTTTGCTCAAAGCGCCTGAGATCAACTCTGAGGACTCGATCGAGGCTGTACCCACAAGTATCGGACGTTTTTCATTGACGGTATGTTTAATGTCTTCGATGACCGCGTCATATTTTTCGGCAATTGAGAGATACACGAGATCATTATAATCGGCCCGAAGCATCGGCTTATTGGTCGGGATAACCACTACATCCAAGCCATAAATCTGCCGAAATTCGAAGGCTTCGGTATCGGCAGTACCGGTCATTCCTGACAGTGTATTGTAGAGACGGAAATAGTTCTGGAAGGTTGTTGAGGCCATGGTCTGGCTTTCAGCTTGTATCTGCAACCCTTCCTTGGCTTCCAATGCCTGATGCAACCCTTCCGAAAGCCGACGACCGGGCATGGTCCGTCCGGTATGCTCATCGACCAGCATAATCTGGTTGTTTTGAACGATGTATTCAACATCTTTGTGGAACACAACGTGAGCTTTAAGCGCCGCATTTACGTGGTGCAACAGGGTCAGATTGCTGGAGGAATACAGGCTTTCACCCTCTTCCAACAGGCCGGCTTCAGCCAGCATATCCTCTACATGCTGGTGACCCAGCTCGGTTAACTCTACCTGACGAGTTTTTTCATCAACCGTGTAGTCGCCCTCCAGCTCTTCCTGGCGGGTCAGCTTGGGCACCAGGGTATTGATTCGCTTGTAAAGCTCGGAGCTATCCTCCGCGGCACCCGAAATGATCAATGGCGTACGAGCCTCATCGATCAGAATGGAGTCGACCTCATCGACAACAGCAAAATTCAGCCCGCGCTGAGCCCGGTCTTCGGGACTAAAGGCCATATTGTCACGCAGGTAGTCGAAACCGAATTCATTATTGGTACCGTAGGATATATCGGCTTCGTACGAGGCTTTTTTCTCAAAGGGATCCTGACCAGGAACTACGACACCAACAGTAAGTCCCAGAAATTCATACAAAGGACGCATCCAGTTAGCATCACGGCGCGCCAGATAGTCGTTGACCGTCACGACATGGACGCCCTTACCACTCAATGCATTCAAATATACCGGTAGGGTCGCTACCAGAGTCTTACCTTCACCGGTGCGCATTTCCGCGATGCACCCTTCGTGAAGAGTGATACCACCAATCATCTGGACATCGAAGTGGCGCATCCCCATCACACGCTTGCTTGCTTCACGCACTACGGCAAAGGCTTCTGGAAGCAAACTATCCAGCGCGGCACCGTCCTGAATGCGCTGCTTGAATTGATCGGTCTTTGACGCTAATTCTTCGTCGCTAAGCTGCTCGAGAGACTCTTCAAACCCATTGATCGCTTTAACGATCTTGCCCATGCGCTTTAACTGTCGGTCGTTACGGCTTCCAAAAACTTTCTTGAGTAATGGAGAAAACATAAGTGCTGTGGTCTTCTAATTAGTGTCAGTCGTCGGCTTGCGAATCACAAACCAAAAGAAAGGGGCATTCTACCGCTAAAGGGTACCGTCAATAAACCATTGAGACGGGGAGGGCTTATATTATTTGAATTGATCTACAGGTGAAGGGCCTGGTAAGGGAAGTTAGGCCTGAGGTGCCGAGCCTAGCGGCTGGCACGGTAGATATATTTGGCTGGATCGACCGCCTTTCCATTGCGGAACACCTCAAAGTGAACATGAGGCCCCGTCGAACGACCACTACTGCCCATCAAAGCAATCGGCTGACCCTTTTTGATCAAATCACCGACCTTGACCAGGCTTTCCTGGTTATGGCCGTATCGCGTTACATAGCCACTGCCGTGATTCACTTCCACTAGCAAACCATAGCCCGAACGCTTACCGGACCAGGTAACCACACCCGAAGCGACTGTGATCACATCGGAACCGGCCTTTCCAGCAAAATCAACGCCACGGTGCCAGGCCAAACGCCCATTGATAGGATCCGTTCGACGCCCAAAGCGCGAGGACATCCAGCCCTTTTTAACAGGCCGGCCAGCAATAAACACATCGTCTTGCAAGCGGCGATTACCCATCAGGGTTTCTAGCACTTCCAGCTGCGCTTCGCGAGATTCAATACGCGCAGTAAGCTCATCGATCACATCAACGAAGCGAGGCTGCTGATAAGCATCACCCAATTCCGTGGATTCAGGACCACCCAATGCAGGAGGCGCACTAAAATCAAACTCTCCCTTATCAAGCTTCGCCATGGTCGTCATTCGCTCACCCAGGGCATCCAGTCGTAGCAATCGACTCTGTAATTGCGCAACCCGGAGCGATAGGGCATCCACCTGCCCCATGGAATTTGCTCTGATTAGCTCTAATTCTTCACGCTGATCCTGTAATTGAGCTCTCCAGGTAGCCATGGTATCTCGAGTAAATAAACCATCGGCATCAGCGGTAAGGTACTGATAGGTACCAAATCCAGACAGGGACCCAACAACCAGCAAGGCAAAAAACAAGCTTGCAAACAGTCCTTTACCGCTTAACTTAAGCGAACGCGACTGGGTGCTATTGTTTCTAACGATAATAATATTCATACGCTGCCTAACTGCCTCATCAATTCACCCTACAACTTAAAGGGTAATTCTCTTGCTCGCACTGTATAACATAAGGCGTCTTCAGAAGGCCATGACCAAAATTAAAGCCTAGACCCCCTTGTGAACAAAGTCACAAGAAAGCACTTCAGTCCCACAATATCAAGCAACTAGCCAGACACTCTATCATTTTACAGCGCCAAATGACCAGCCTAGGGCCTGCCATCACCCTTGGCAAAAACAAAACGAGGGCCTAATGGCCCTCGAAAAAAGCAACAAACTAACAACTACACGGCAGCAGCAGGCTTCATATAAGAGATCGGCGCGGTTTCAGCGTCTTCAAATGTAACTATTTCCCAGGCATCTTCGTTAGCCAGCAACTCCCGAATCAGCTTGTTGTTCAGGGCATGACCGGATTTATACCCCTTAAACTCACCAACCAGACTCTTACCGAGCAAATAAAGATCTCCAATGGCATCCAGCATTTTGTGTTTGACGAACTCGTCTTCGTACCGCAGACCATCTTCATTGAGGATGCGGAACTCATCAACTACGATGGCATTATCCACACTGCCACCTAACGCAAGATTTTTGGAACGTAGATACTCAATATCACGCATGAAACCAAAGGTACGGGCCCTGCTGACCTCTTTTACAAAGGAGGTACTGGAAAAATCAACGCAGGCCTCCTGGGTTCGCCCCTTAAAAACCGGGTGATCAAAATCGATACCGAAGGAGACTTTAAAGCCATCAAAGGGGAGAAAGGCGGCTCGCTTGTCATCTTCTTCAACAACGACTTCACGCTTGATGCGCACAAATTCTTTAGGCGCATCCTGCTCTTCAATACCCGCAGATTGCAGCAAAAATACGAATGGGCCTGCACTACCATCCATAATGGGTACTTCATGAGCACTGACTTCTATATAGGCATTATCAATACCCAAACCTGCCATAGCAGACAATAAATGCTCGACCGTATCGACCCTAACACCATCCGCATTCATCAAAGTGGTGCAAAGCAGTGTTTCGCCAACATTCCCAGCCCTAGCAGGAATTTCAACGACAGGATCGAGGTCAGTACGACAAAAAACGATACCCGTACCCACCGGTGCTGGTTTGAGCGTGAGGTATACCTTCTCACCCGAATGCAACCCCACACCGGTAGCCCGAATAATATTCTTTAATGTCCTTTGTCTAATCATATAAGTACGCCGTAAATTGATCAGTTTTTAACCAAGCCTATATGGCAAGCCGGCCATTGTACCAAAGTCGTAGAGAATCTACCAACCTGACAAATCAGGCCGACTAATCGGCCTGCCTGCGAAGGAACGCAGGGATGTCGAGGTAGTCCATATTCTCAGACTGAATCTGGTCCGCTTTAACAGCGTTGGCTCCATTTACCACAGCTTGATTGCGCATAACTGTTGGACGGTCGAGTTTCTGGTAATCAACCGATCCGTCTCTGCGAGTGTTATCGACCACTTTAACAGGACGCTCGGCCACTTCCCCCAAACCAGTAGCCACTACAGTAACTTTCAACTCATCTGACAACTCAGGATCAATAACAGTTCCCATGATCACCGTCGCATTTTCTGAGGCAAAGGCTTCAATAGTATTACCCACTTCAGAAAACTCACCCAAGCCCAGATCCAGACCCGCTGTTATATTAACCAGAATGCCTCGGGCACCTTCCAAATCGACATCTTCCAGAAGCGGGCTACGAATCGCCGCCTCGGCAGCTTCGACAGCACGATTCTCTCCAGATGCAGTTCCGGTTCCCATCATAGCCATGCCCATTTCGGACATCACAGTGCGAACATCGGCAAAGTCGACGTTAATCATACCTGGGCGAATAATCAGATCAGCTATGCCCTGTACCGCACCGAGCAAAACATCATTAGCCGCACCAAAAGCTGACAGCAAGCTGGCATCTTTACCCAGCACAGGGAGCAGCTTTTCGTTAGGAATGGTGATCAAGGAATCTACATTTTCAGCCAGTTCCTTAATACCTTGATCGGCAATTGTCATGCGCTTGCGCCCCTCAAATGGGAACGGGCGAGTAACAACAGCGACGGTCAAAATCCCCATCTCTTTAGCAACCTGAGCAACAACCGGTGCAGCGCCGGTACCGGTACCACCACCCATTCCAGCGGTAATAAATACCATATCAGCCCCATTCAGGACTTCAGAAATTCGCTCCCGATCTTCGAGCGCAGCTTCGCGACCAATTTCAGGATTAGCGCCTGCACCTAGCCCTTTTGTCACACCCGTTCCCAGTTGCAGAACGGTCTTTCCAGACAGGTCCTTTAATGCCTGTGCATCAGTATTCGCACAAACAAAATCAACGCCTTCAACATTTTGTGACAGCATATGGCCAACGGCATTACCGCCGCCTCCGCCAACACCAATTACTTTAATAACTGCATTCTGAGGTACGTTATCCACGAGTTCAAACATGAGCCTCTCCTTTCCCCTTTTATTGTTTAGTACTACTTTTCCGGTCTATTAAAAATTACCCTGGAACCACTGCTTAATACGGTTCACAAAGCTTTCCCCTGCTTCTCTTTGAGGAGCAACAAAACCTACTTCAGACTGGTGCTGAAAACCATTAAGTAACAGCCCCACTCCCGTTGAATAAATCGGATTACGAACAACATCCGACAAACCCATCACATCTTGCGGTACAGCCAGTCGAACCTGCTTATGGAAAATTTCCTCAGCAAGCTCTACCACCCCTTCCATTTTTGCCGTGCCACCGGTCATTACAATTCCGGCTGGTATCAAATCTTCGAAACCACTGCGGCGTAACTCCGCTTGGACCAAAGTGAACAACTCGTCATAACGAGGTTCTACGACTTCCGCCAGGGCCTGGCGTGTTAAATTGCGCGGCGGTCGCTCCCCCACTCCGGGTACCTGAATGGTCTCCTCGGCGCCGGCTAACTGAGTCAATGCACAGGCATAGCGAATTTTCAATTCCTCGGCATGCTTGGTCGGCGTGCGCAGAGCCATCGCGATATCATTCGTCACCTGGTCTCCGGCAATGGGAATGACCGCCGTATGACGAATGGAACCTTCGGTAAAGATCGCAATATCGGTAGTCCCACCACCGAGGTCCACCATGCAAACTCCGAGTTCTTTTTCATCGTCGGTCAGCACCGCACTACTGGAAGCCAACTGCTCAAGGATCACGTCCTCCACTTCGAGCCCACAACGACGGACACATTTTTCAATATTTTGCGCAGCATTGACTGCACAGGTCACCAAATGCACCTTTGCTTCCAGACGAACACCGGACATACCAAGCGGCTCTTTAACACCCTCCTGCTCATCGATCACATACTCCTGAGGCAGTACATGAAGAATTTTCTGGTCCGCTGGAATCGCCACAGCTTTGGCGGCATCAATAACCCGCTCAATGTCAGCCTGGGTGACTTCACGATCACGAATAGCAACAATGCCGTGCGAGTTCAAACTACGAATGTGGTTACCAGCAATGCCCGCATACACTGAATGAATCTGACATCCTGCCATCAGCTCAGCTTCTTCCACGGCTCGCTGGATCGACTGGACCGTGGATTCGATATTGACGACCACGCCTTTTTTCATGCCGCGAGAGGGATGTGAACCAATACCGACCACTTCTACCCGGCCTTCTTCGCTCATTTCACCAACAATCGCAACGACCTTAGACGTTCCGATATCCAACCCTACGACCATTTTCCCACCGGCATTAGCCTTCATAATTTTGCTCTTCCCACAGTTTCAGATATCAACGGTTGTTGGCTGCCCAGGTCGTTCCATGCAACTGCAACACCATTGAGATAACGCACATCCACTTGCTTGATGGAGCGGTTATTTTCTTTTAATGCGGCATCGTATACCGCTACAAATCGTTGAATTTTATCGACCACTCGATTACGACCAATCATTATTGAGAAGTGCTCAGTAACCAGCTGCCAACTTCCCCTTTCACTTAACGCCAATTGCCGTACCGATAAATCCAGCGGGCGTATCATATTACTGAGGATTTGATACTGTTCCATCACTTCCTGTTCACTTCCATTAGGACCAATCAAATGAGGTAACGAAGTAAAACCTTCAGTATCCCCAACGACAAAACTA
Proteins encoded in this window:
- the secA gene encoding preprotein translocase subunit SecA; this translates as MFSPLLKKVFGSRNDRQLKRMGKIVKAINGFEESLEQLSDEELASKTDQFKQRIQDGAALDSLLPEAFAVVREASKRVMGMRHFDVQMIGGITLHEGCIAEMRTGEGKTLVATLPVYLNALSGKGVHVVTVNDYLARRDANWMRPLYEFLGLTVGVVVPGQDPFEKKASYEADISYGTNNEFGFDYLRDNMAFSPEDRAQRGLNFAVVDEVDSILIDEARTPLIISGAAEDSSELYKRINTLVPKLTRQEELEGDYTVDEKTRQVELTELGHQHVEDMLAEAGLLEEGESLYSSSNLTLLHHVNAALKAHVVFHKDVEYIVQNNQIMLVDEHTGRTMPGRRLSEGLHQALEAKEGLQIQAESQTMASTTFQNYFRLYNTLSGMTGTADTEAFEFRQIYGLDVVVIPTNKPMLRADYNDLVYLSIAEKYDAVIEDIKHTVNEKRPILVGTASIESSELISGALSKAKIPHKVLNAKFHEQEAEIIAQAGKPGSVTIATNMAGRGTDIMLGGNWEAEIAKLDNPSEQQIDKIKAEWQESHQQVLDSGGLHIIGTERHESRRIDNQLRGRSGRQGDPGSSRFYLSLEDNLMRIFASDRVKNFMKALGMEKGEAIEHRMVSNAIEKAQRKVEGRNFDIRKQLLEYDDVANDQRREVYKQRNELMTADDVSETVDAIRESVVNELISQHIPPQSLEEMWDIEGLEEQLAAEFNERMPLQKWLDEDDHLHEETLRQKILDQVIASYRDKEALAGAESIRMFEKQMLLRVLDDKWKEHLATMDHLRQGIHLRGYAQKNPKQEYKRESFELFKEFLDSIKHETVRILSHVQVRQDDNTEELERQRREEAARRLQFQHDQANAMSQGQEQEASPESATPYTRDGRKVGRNEPCPCGSGKKYKQCHGKIA
- a CDS encoding M23 family metallopeptidase, translating into MNIIIVRNNSTQSRSLKLSGKGLFASLFFALLVVGSLSGFGTYQYLTADADGLFTRDTMATWRAQLQDQREELELIRANSMGQVDALSLRVAQLQSRLLRLDALGERMTTMAKLDKGEFDFSAPPALGGPESTELGDAYQQPRFVDVIDELTARIESREAQLEVLETLMGNRRLQDDVFIAGRPVKKGWMSSRFGRRTDPINGRLAWHRGVDFAGKAGSDVITVASGVVTWSGKRSGYGLLVEVNHGSGYVTRYGHNQESLVKVGDLIKKGQPIALMGSSGRSTGPHVHFEVFRNGKAVDPAKYIYRASR
- the lpxC gene encoding UDP-3-O-acyl-N-acetylglucosamine deacetylase, which codes for MIRQRTLKNIIRATGVGLHSGEKVYLTLKPAPVGTGIVFCRTDLDPVVEIPARAGNVGETLLCTTLMNADGVRVDTVEHLLSAMAGLGIDNAYIEVSAHEVPIMDGSAGPFVFLLQSAGIEEQDAPKEFVRIKREVVVEEDDKRAAFLPFDGFKVSFGIDFDHPVFKGRTQEACVDFSSTSFVKEVSRARTFGFMRDIEYLRSKNLALGGSVDNAIVVDEFRILNEDGLRYEDEFVKHKMLDAIGDLYLLGKSLVGEFKGYKSGHALNNKLIRELLANEDAWEIVTFEDAETAPISYMKPAAAV
- the ftsZ gene encoding cell division protein FtsZ, which translates into the protein MFELVDNVPQNAVIKVIGVGGGGGNAVGHMLSQNVEGVDFVCANTDAQALKDLSGKTVLQLGTGVTKGLGAGANPEIGREAALEDRERISEVLNGADMVFITAGMGGGTGTGAAPVVAQVAKEMGILTVAVVTRPFPFEGRKRMTIADQGIKELAENVDSLITIPNEKLLPVLGKDASLLSAFGAANDVLLGAVQGIADLIIRPGMINVDFADVRTVMSEMGMAMMGTGTASGENRAVEAAEAAIRSPLLEDVDLEGARGILVNITAGLDLGLGEFSEVGNTIEAFASENATVIMGTVIDPELSDELKVTVVATGLGEVAERPVKVVDNTRRDGSVDYQKLDRPTVMRNQAVVNGANAVKADQIQSENMDYLDIPAFLRRQAD
- the ftsA gene encoding cell division protein FtsA produces the protein MKANAGGKMVVGLDIGTSKVVAIVGEMSEEGRVEVVGIGSHPSRGMKKGVVVNIESTVQSIQRAVEEAELMAGCQIHSVYAGIAGNHIRSLNSHGIVAIRDREVTQADIERVIDAAKAVAIPADQKILHVLPQEYVIDEQEGVKEPLGMSGVRLEAKVHLVTCAVNAAQNIEKCVRRCGLEVEDVILEQLASSSAVLTDDEKELGVCMVDLGGGTTDIAIFTEGSIRHTAVIPIAGDQVTNDIAMALRTPTKHAEELKIRYACALTQLAGAEETIQVPGVGERPPRNLTRQALAEVVEPRYDELFTLVQAELRRSGFEDLIPAGIVMTGGTAKMEGVVELAEEIFHKQVRLAVPQDVMGLSDVVRNPIYSTGVGLLLNGFQHQSEVGFVAPQREAGESFVNRIKQWFQGNF